The genomic window TGACTTTGCATGTGTCGCAATAGTGTTAATTGTCGTCGACCCCTCCGCGGCTTGAGGCTTCGTTGCACGTATGCAGCTTCAAGAGCATATCTTTCCTGTCGGGTCATTcgttcttgtttcttctctATTTTCTCAATACAACGTCGGTGGACGGCATCTGTGCACTAGATGATGGCTGGTTTCTCCTTCGGGTCGTGCTGGTGACGAAACAAGCCCTTGTTCTGTCCTGCATGCAGCCCTTACAGTACAAGAGTACGATTGGCTGCTTGACCAAGTTGACGATGAAATCAGTTGGttcttttttccttcccCCGGTCAACTGGAACACACATTTGACACATAAGGGGTGGTGGGTCATGTCACTCTGGATGTGAAGTTGAAATCGtcattactccgtacagaccAAAGCCCTTGGCCAGgctgaccagacatgacatcAAGCCGTCGAGATTATCAACTAGACATAATTCAAACATGCACACACCCCACAAAAACGCGCCCCGGCACATTTCTGCAAATACATAGGCCGGTTGACCAAATCTCACTCGACTCTTGCTTCTGACTTCTGACACCTTATAACTGCACTGTGATTCGATTGCCACAGGGCCATGACTGGAAGCTAGTGTCAGAAACGCCCGCCATTGCCGTTGATGTTGGTCCATTTCAGTCATGAGTCCTGAGACATTATACCACCCCTTTCGCGTTCGACTCCCTGCCTTGCAACTAGTCCTCCATCACACACCCTCTGCTGcgccatgcccatgcccacgtccacgtccatgtccattgcCACTGGTTCGTGTCTTTGTCAGATTTCACCCTGGACGTGTCCTACCCCGGGAGGGAATGCTCCAAGGAAGAACCAGGCCGGCCAAGCCATTCCGAGGCGAGCGAGTCGATGAGCATGTAAGGCAGCCTGCTAGTATATCACACCATTAGTCCCCCGTGACATGTCATGCGTTGATGCTAACTCGAGGTGGTTGTTGTGAAGTTGTCCACCTCAAGGCTCAAGCTGAGCGAACAATACGTCCAACCCAATGTGACGGTTGCAAGGACCGAAACACTGTTTTGTGAcgatggtttttttttttccttttttctcttctttgcccGTCGGCTGTGTGCCGTTGCTTGTCCGAAAAATCCAGACGTTTGTCCCTCTCCAGTAATCAAACTCGTCACTTGGCAATTCCATGTCTCGACTATGCGGCGTACATCTGATTCATTGCTCGATCTTGTAGCGCCGTGCTCAACGCACCTATGTACgtactgctccgtacttacTAGTATTACTATACGCGCCTGCGGCCCGATGCTGCGGCTGTAGCGCCGAGACAAGCATACGCATATAGCATGTATGTCCCTTGTGCTCATCTCACAGCTGCACACAATCTGCTCCAGCAAGCCGGTCTTtgctgccggcggcccaAAGGTCGCCTGCCCTGTGCTGCTTGCTGGTCACGCGAACGCCATGCAGTCGAGAGGAAAGAAGGGCTTTCCAATACCCCGAACAGGAAGGCCGTCATACAATATAGtatacttaagtaggtacaGACCGAGGCGGACGATGTCTTGACCAAGAATCTTCATCGAGGGGGTACTTGAATATTTCCGAGCATAGCCGGAACAAAGAAGCTGCAAAATTAGCATTAAAAAAAGGGCCCATGGCCAGGTGGTATCCTACGGCAAGTGCCAAAGAAGTTTCAGAATGTGCACGTCCATTTGGCCAAACATCATGTCTTTACCTCGTACGGCTGGTCTTGTCCTGTCATCGTGTTGCATGTGAAAATGTATAAACTGCCTACCCAAAACATTTCACTCATGATGCGGTAGCTCCGTATTATGCTCTGCGCCTTTTCAGCTTCTCAAAATTGAGCCACACCTGCAAGTCCTCCGTTTTTTTCCCATTTTaccctcttcttttctttttgggaCCCCTCTCCATTCATGCCTGTATACGTTACACAACCGCTTACGCTCCCCCCGCTCGGTTTTGTTTCATCACCATTCTTCTCCTACCACATTGTCGGTCTGAGTCCGGTAAAGTTGGACAGGGTATTTAAATCAGTCTCGCTTTCTTTCTTACGTTGACCGCTCAGCTGGCAGCGTGGCATAGTTAGTATGCTGTTGTTTTACATCTGAAAATGGGGGGGTCTGAGAGTGCAGAGAATAACGTACCTCGAGTTGCACTCCCCTGTGCACGTGGACCAACCAGTCCACGTAATTTTGTGCCTCATTGTTGCGGTCCTCTACCAGCATGCGAGCAAATTCAAACTCGGCGCCGTCAATGCCTTGTCGAGCGAGCTGGATAGTCAGGCCTTTGGAGCCGCGCATCGTCTTGATAAATTCGATAATGTTGCGGACTTGTGCATTCAGGTGAGTGTCCAGGACGGGTAGTGATGATGTATATGCATCAAGGCTCTTCAGAGAGTCCTTGTCTTCGCCAAACAGGTCGGCAACCAGGTTCGGTGATGTCTGAGAGTGGAACCAGAGGAGGCATTGCTGACCGTTGTCGACGATATACACACCGCCGGCTTCGACGCACGAAAATGACGCTCGTATTGAAGGGGGCATTTTCAAGTGGCCCGTCTCTGGGTCAGCAAAACCATCCTCGGGTTGTAAGTTGTGAAGAGGGATCATGCGAGGGTAGAGATACAAGCTAAGTTCCAAGGCGCCCATGGAGCGAACCATGCGCATTTCATGGACCCTCCTGTCTGAATTCTCAATGCCGCCCTTGAAGGCCCTGCATTTTGTCAGTCCGAGCATATACATGCAGAACTCCTTTAACCTTTCCGGCATAACCAGCTGGCCTGCGGGATGTTGTTGTGCCGAGTGTTTCCTATAGCAGGACAAAACATCAATGGTCCGCTCGGAAAGCCAGTTTCGAATGTCTTTCAGGTTACTTGAAGTAGTCGCGAGTTTTGTGCCTGCTTCCTTTGCCAACAGCGCAATCACTGCATCCTGATCAACAAACTTCATGCATGCTCGGATGCCTTGTTCCCGCATGCCGGCTTCCTTGGACGTTTCGCTCACGCTAGCAATGATGTTGGAGCAGCGGACTCTGCGCTGGCCTGAGGCAGTCGTGTACAGTAGGGCGGACTGGAAATGGGCGTCCAGCTTTGAGTCCAGCTTACCGTCATGACTGAATGAAACTGCCAAGGCCTTGTCCGAATCAATGACACCAATTTCCAAATCGGCCCCAAAAGTATGTTGCACAAAGTTGCCGTGATATGCCGACACCTGCAGACCATTGGAGCATCGAACCTTCATCAGCGCTTGGAAACCAGTTTCTCTTGTCACAGTGTGGCTGATTTCGGCAGACAGCTTGGGACCGTCTCGTGGAGCGATGAAGTTGGGATAGTAGAATGTCTCTCCACCGGTAGTAGCCGCAACATGGCCTACAAAAAAAGTTAGCGTGTTATTCAACTCCAAAGTCAATCTCAATTGAAAGCGTACCAATAGTAGCAATGTCGAGATAGCCGCCAGAAGGAGCAGCGAGGAAAAAGTCTGCGCCGATGCCAGAAGCTGCCATCTTCTCTGCCACCTTCTTCCAAGCAGGGTGCTCAGTCGTGTAGAGCTTTTTATCCAGTTCTCCTCCAGGATGATTGCCGTCGTCACGCATGAACAGCCTGCCGGGACCCCAGGTGGGCAGAGCAGAACATGAGCAAACGATTTTACCACCAGTcttctcaagtgctgccagAGCTCCATTCAGAGTAGCAAGCAGTGCAGGTTCCGGATTCTTCACGTCGGAGAACATTTCGGGCAGCCGTGTCAACAGAGAAGTGATGATTGACTTGGATTCGTAAGGATCAACGAATAGGCCCTCGCCAATAGGAAGAAACGGGTCCTCGAGATCAGGCATGATGAGCATTTGAGGTTGATCCAGACCAGGCTAAGGCGACATTAGCAACTCTTTGGCCAGCTCAAGGCAGAAAATGGTAACACAAAGACTTACATGCATGTTGTAGAAGTGAATATCTTTGTCATAAGTGACAAATCCAACCTTCGCACCTTCAGGGACCCGTCTCTTTGGCTCGCCATTCTCATCCTTTTCCTGGTTCTCCCCTCCGTAGAGGGCAGCCAAGATGCCATCACAGAAGGTCTCCAAGAAGCCCTTGTTGAATGATTCTTGTGTTACATCGATGAGGAATAGCCAACGCAAGCCAACAGGTTCTCTGGTCCAATACTCCTTGGGCACGACAAACTCGACGGTGCCTCGGTGCAACTCAGGTCGCTGGTCTCGGTCCACACGAACACCTTGCGGGCTGGTGGCGCAGAAGTATTCGGGGGGCGTATCGTTGGGGTGCGTACACAAGTTACATACAAACTTGTTGCCGCCGGATCGGAACATCATGAAGGGATTGATATAGGcgcggcatcggcggcatcgtggagggccggcatcgccaaaATCGAGGACGGGAATCTCTGCCTCACCTGCCTGGAGGGGGGCCAGGGGCTGCaggaggaggccaagaggGAGGCCAGTCGCGTGCAGGCCGTCCGAGGTGGCAGGGATATTGTTCAGACTCAACCGAGCGTATTTTGGAGAGGCATTTCCCTGGTCCAAAGCTACAAAGGAGACAGTCGCGGGGGGCGGTACATGGCGTTCAAAGGTAGGATAGACGTTCTTTAGGAAATATGGTTGAACGGAGTCGCGAGATACGGGGACACTGGGCATGTCCTCGAGAGAGACCTTGGAGGGGCCAGAGGTCGAGATcgtggcagcagcatcagcactTCCATTACCATGGCCGAAATGTCCTGGAGTTGGGAATTCGCCAGCGTTCATCATGTGAGGCGTGCCCTGAGGGCCAGCAAACTGAGCTGAAGCTCCGAAGGCTGGAGCACCTGGTGTTCCTGGAGCAGCAGTAGGGATGAATTGATTCGGGTTGGAGCCAGGGGGCCCCATGCCATTGTATGCCTGAGAAGAGCCGGTCGGTTCGACTGTGTGGTAGGCGTGGcggtccttcttcttcttgcggaTCGTGGTCTGTCCGTCACCCAAGCTCATGGCTCCCATCTGCGAGGCCAGGCCAACATCAGCTCCAGGCTGTGCGACGCCTCCCTGGAAACCTTGCAAAGCTCGGTCATCTGGACCGTGGGGAGTTCCGTAGGCAGCACCTGCTGGCGGAGGCCCTCCCATAGCAGGCGGTGGTGACTGTTGTGGTTGAGCAGCATATGGGCCAGGAGCTCCGTATCCGTAACCGGGAGGCTGTTGCTGATAGGGTGGTTGACCAAGACCAGCGGTACGGTTGGAATCATTGGGGTCGGCGATGCCCTGGCCCAAAGCGTGGTATTGCGTATagtcggccatggtgagaTACGGCGTATCGCGCGTGAAGGAGGACGGCGGCTCAGGCAAGCCTCTGCCGAGGGAAAGGAGGTAGTGAATGGTGGTCGTGAGTGGATTTGAAGATGGACTGACCTCAAGTGGCGCTGGATTGAACTTGGCAGGGTGTTTTGGCTGACGAGGAGGGGGCACCTGGGGCCCTGGGGCGAGTGCAGCGGGTGTATTGATGACCTGGCCAGGCACCTAGTCTGGTACTAAAGGATGCAGTACAGAGTACCCGACAGTACTTAGTCAGGGCCCCAGTGCCTGCAGCGCTCTTGGTCAGGGAGCACTTGGCCATTGACTGCTTTTGTCAACGATTACTGCGTATTCCGTACCTGGACACCCTGTCCTTTCGGCCTTGAATATTGCACGTTTTCACCAGACACGAATAATCTATTAGGTCGACCGTTCTTCTGCCATATCAATTCCTACCTAGTACGTGCGGGGCAGGTATACTTGCATTTACTATTTTATAAAAGACTGCTGCTTGCCATTAGAATTCCACATGTGGAATCGGCATCGAAAAAAATACAACAGAGAAGAGGCTGGTGATATATCAATGTATTTACCTCGTAGTCCTGCACATCATTTAGGAAGCCAGCGCCAAGTATTTCCCATTACATGTTACGAATGGCGAGGGTCCAATTCATTGATGCCTCGCTGGCCTTTTCAACACTTGACAACTTACGCCCAGCAATTCACGCGACGTTCCTGGTTCCCGATTGGCACGCAGCACGGCGCCTCTGCGCCTGGACGGAATACGTACCATGGAGTGTGGAGAGTGGAgaaacaagaacaagggcCCAGGCTGCCGGTTCACGTGTGCGGTCACATGCGCTCCGATCCGGCCCCACCCACGACACCTCGTGTAAGTCAAGTGGCCCAACGTCCATGAGAGGAGGCAACCCGAGGGCAGTGGCAGGACGCAGAGCGAGCGCAACAGCCCAGCATTGATTGTGGGCATGTGTGGATGAGAATGTAAATTGGCATTATACGGCGCTACATGTTCCCAGTTTATGCGTGCGTGTTTGAGAAAGCATTGTCGACACGGCACGACTTTATATCGGCTGGGAACGTCTTGAGAAGCATCGATTTGGCATGCACTGGGATTCAGGAACTGGAGGATGCCACTCTACGACGCAGGGAATCCGCATAGAATATACACCGGAGTGCTCTCTAACGGCTTCAATCATGTTTTTCTAGGGTTTGAAACACGGTGGTCTCGTTCGGTGCCAGTATGGCACGCCGTCGACCTCTATATCGAGTGAAGGATCCAGTCCAACGAAAGGTGCTCGTACGCACGTTTGCCAGCAAGGGGAGATTTCTCAGGAATAACAAACAGGAATGGGCcaaataataatatttatatatttccAACGTGTCGAGAGACAAATTACGACTGAGAGGCTGTACTTGCATCTGAGTGGCGCCACGCAAACCCCTCTCCTAAATGATTCCACGGTCCGTCGGTCGCACTGAGGCCATCGTGGCATCCGAGGCAATTACGCTGGACAGTCAATTACAGAACAAAGCAGTGTCAGAACATGGCAAAAAAATACATGAACGGGTGGAATATCATTGGCTTgttcttttctcttcctgAACAGACAATTTTCCCCCATATTGCTGTCTCTTTGCATCGCCTGGCCAAATGTAGGTGGCGGTCGCAACGGAAATCCTGACCGCCAGACGCGACGAGCGCGTGTCCACGAGAGCCCAGCCACCACAACAGTGGAAACAAAACGACGCACATTAATTCAAACGCTGGCTATTGAGCGACAAAAATGGCCTCTGGTTCAAGCCGAATTTACGAAAGTGCGGGCAGTTGCAAGCAGTGCGACTTGCGCCGGGACACAATGTCGACGGAAACCTGTGGCGTCTCGGTCGCATCCCAAGACCGAGTGCTCTGGCTGCAAACCAACCACTGgcccgaaaaaaaaataattgCCAAAATATGTGAGCACGCCAATTAAAATCCCGTCCGAGACGTCAGACGCTGCATTTCTCACATTTGCAATCTACGTTGTGGGAAACTAGTTGGCGAGTAACGAAAAGTGTAGATGGCTTCAGGTCGACCTCTCGAGGGGCAGGGCGGTCGGCCACTCATCCACGCCGGGACTCGTACAAAAAAGCGACTTGCGATATATTGCACAAATAGGCGGTCTGGACGCACGGGACTGGGCAACAAAATAGCATCACCTGATAGCGGCAGACAATCTACACTAAACGCCGGCAATTAATCACCACAAGACGGGCGGAGTCGATGGCAATCCAGAATGCGACAATGGGCTCAACACGTCTCGAGTGTCAAAGACGAGGCGTGGGGATTCATGCCCGGGCAAGTCCCGGACCACACACGTCAGCAATGGAAACATGGCGCAACATTTTATTGAGACCaggcaaaaaaaattacTCATGGAAATTGTAATGGAGGGCGAAGAATGCAGCGGCCTGAAGGGggggagaagagaaagaaggaggaaaatgGAAAGATTCGAGGCGAGAGGGTGGTGGGCGGTCGGTCCTCAACCCATCTCAGATCAGAGGTTTGCGTACGCTGGTGAAGAGGTGATGTTGATCGCTGGCCAATCAGAAAATTGGTCACGGGGCAGGTATTGTTTTGAAAGAAATGGCGCCGATTTTTACTTTGGGCCATAACATCCTCCGAGTTGACAGACCCATGCCGCCTCCCTGCCCCAGCAGAGGGGCAGAGGGTGTGACCCGCCCAGGTACTTGGCATCGTATAGGGGCGGTACATGCGTGTGGCTGAGGGGAGTCGGGCATCCTGACGGTCCAGTCGCGGAGAAACGTTTCTACTTTACCCGAGTACTGCAGTGTGAACGGCATGCCCAGGTGTGCAAAGGAAGCAAAGTGAACGGATGCAATGGGTGTTTGGGGGAAATGCAGCTCGGGGCGAGCAAGCGCGCATTTGTCATATTTCAAAGACAGATAGACTGCTCTGGCGGAAACTTGGCTACCCGAAGCACTCGATGCTACTTGACCGAGTAGTCCAGCCCAAACTGGCGACAGCCACCGCCAGATCGGGGGCCCGGGGAGGTATGTACCCTCGCTTGTACCCCGGCATGTATCGACATTGTTGCGTGCAGCCGTCTGATGTGGCGCAACCTCGCGCGTCAAGGCCATGCTCCCCGGCCGGGAACGGTAGCTTGGCTGCTTGTCCAGCGGTGGGCAGTCGGGCCTGGAAGGCAGATTGCTGGATGCAACAGGGCCAAACTGCATACAATAATAGTGCCGGCTGTCTGCTTCAGCCAGTAACGGAGGGGCCACACCATTGCACCCGTTCTCGGGGCTCTGGAAGCTGGTGTGTGTAAAAGAAGAGACAAGCTCGAGCTCGGGGGGTGGGCGATAGCCCAGTCCCCGTTTTctcaaccagaccagacctgGACAGCCAGACGCACTCGCACCAGACTCGATCGCGctccctactccgtactagccCATCCTTATATTTCCAGCGCCTATGTCTCCGTGCAAGGTACCGAGCATGAGCTGCGTAGTAAGCATGTAGCGTGCCCGTTGGCTTGGCTGCTGGCCGCACGCCCCCCGGTGAGCAGAGAAGCGCTGCGCTGCCCACGCCGCACCCACGCCGCACCTTGGACCTCCTGCGCGCGACAGAGGAAAGAGCTACTGATTGCGCTCCTCCCCCCGCCCGATATATAAACAAGGCCCATCCCCTCCACGCGCCCGACGGCATCGGTCATGTTTGTCTCTGCTCCCATTTGACTCCCAAAGATTATTCTCATCTTGGTGTAGACACAATCGTGACTTGTTTCCAGTAACAAGCTCCGCGCTTTCGCATCATCACTTACACGTTTACCTCACACTTTCCATCTCATTCATCACGATGCCTCCCAAGAAGGCTGAAGGCTCTGCCgcccccaaggccaagtccaCTCATGCCACCTACCAGGTTCGTCGCCGTCTGTCAGTTTTCTGGTATTTGGGAATCACGCGTGCTAATTCATACCAGGACATGATTACTGATGCCATCGTAAATGTATGTATTGCCGGCCATGTACCCTTGCGTGCATCTTGTTCAAGGAGTGGCGTCTTGATTACGCGGATGACAGGATAGATGGCCTGGGATTGATGGGTTTCACTGTCACGCCTCTGAGTCACGACTTGTTCTTGTCACAGTCCAATGGATGctggccttttttttccgaTTGGGTCGCCTTGCTAACTTGCTCGCTACAGCTCAAGGATCGCAATGGCTCCAGCCGTCAGCAGCTGAAGAAGTATGTCAAGGCCAACAACAACCTGGTCAATGTTTCCGACAACATGTTCGACTCTCTCTTCAACAAGGCCTTGAAGGCAGGTGTTGACAAGGGCGCCTTTGCCCAGCCCAAGGGACCCTCTGGTGGcaccaagctggccaagaagaaggctgagcCTAAGAAGCCAGCTGCGAAGAAGGAGGCCACCACTACCAAGAAGGCCGCTCCCAAGAAACCCGCTGCTGCCCCCAAGGCCGctggcgagaagaaggccactgctactactgctgctgctgccaccacCAAGAAGGCCGCTCCCAAGAAGGCTGCCACTGCCAAGAAGCCTGCTGCTAAGGTATATTCTGTTTGCACCTAATAGATGTCTCCTGGGTATTCGTCTCTAACCTGATTTCCAGAGCGACAAGGACGCTGCcttgaccaagaccaagactgGCCGTGTCGCCAAGACCACAAAGCCTGCTGCTAAGAAGGCTGCCGCACCAAAGAAGGCTGCTCCTaagaaggccgccgccaaggcatAGGCTAGTCGTTCTCTTTTTGGCCATGTGCACTTTCTTGTTTAATGAATTAACTAAGGCGTTATGGGCTTCGATTTCTGTGTGTTTTCTTGTTCTACGGCACGGCTTGGGAGAGGCAGGTTCACCGGGATATTGCTGTTTTGGGCGGAAGCGAAAGGGATATGTGGCTTGTTTTGATACGCGCACACGCGGCGCAGGACATGAAGGCAACGCGGCATTTGCATGTGAAGATTTTCGGTTGATGAGCAGAGAGAGACGAAGAATCTCACGAGTTCATGGGAACAGTTTCGTCACCCAGGCCGGGAAGCAGCAATGCTCTTGTTTTTACGATTATTCTCCCTGTATTTTGAATTACTTGGATTGTCGGGTCTGTTGGTACAGTTCTCGACTGTTGGGTATGATAAATATGGAGGAGCTGGCATTGTTTTCACGCGATTTTTGTACTGAAAGTTGCTGGAGGTGGCAGGGTCTTCTGTCTTTCGCGGTATTGGGGGGACGGCGCTACGTGTAATTATATACCACAGGTCTCAGGGCGGGAGGAATGGAAATACATTTGATCGACTCTAATTTGAGTTTTGCAACGGCTTCGCTTCGCCCATTTTGTTTTCCTGTGCACGGCGTGTCGAGGCAGATATTTGCGACGCGGTGCGTTGCGGGTTTGTTTACATGTTGCGCCTGACTGGTTTGAGCGACCGTGTGACCttgttggagccgccgggtATCACGTGGACTAGCGACGCTGGTCAAGCATTTGAAGCGCGAGTTGATGAGTTGTGTTCCACAGACAGTCTTCACGTGCGCGCGCTATTTCTCGCCAGCGGAACAGTGTGAGGCATTGACCCGACTGAATACAATTTACTGGGATAGATTATATACCTTGGGCCTGCGATTCTTTTAAGTTGTTttgattttatttttattgTATTCGATGAGTCTAATGAGGCTTCGGTATTTTCATTGTGTTGCTCTTTTTTTACCCTTCTTCTAACCTTGACCGGATTATGCAGCGACGCAGCTACCCTAGGCCGCAATGGTAATTATACTAGTAGTCGTACCTAGGACAGCTTGTGCGCGAGGCAGCGAGCGGGCAAAAGGGAATACGCGGCAAAAGAAGCCGACAAGGCGATTTGGATTGCCTGGCCGCATATCAGTTGTCGGATGTCGGGTTGCATGCTTAATTCGTTGCCTGATTGTTTGAGTCCATGTTTGGAATCCTCGGTACGTCATGTTTGGTTTAGCCTCCGACGGGATACCCAGCTGCCACGGCATGCCGCAAGGCCCCAAGCCATTGATTGGTTTATTGGCTTAGCGGGGTGTGCCGAGTCTACTAACGGGGAGGCACAGCTAccctaggtacctaggcactTGGAGGTATCGTGGCCCTGGGTGGAGCGTTGTCGGGCCCCGCACTCTACTAAGTAGCTCGTCGATAACAATCGTCGATAACGTCGAGTTACACCGCAGCTCCC from Metarhizium brunneum chromosome 2, complete sequence includes these protein-coding regions:
- the hH1 gene encoding Histone H1, which encodes MPPKKAEGSAAPKAKSTHATYQDMITDAIVNLKDRNGSSRQQLKKYVKANNNLVNVSDNMFDSLFNKALKAGVDKGAFAQPKGPSGGTKLAKKKAEPKKPAAKKEATTTKKAAPKKPAAAPKAAGEKKATATTAAAATTKKAAPKKAATAKKPAAKSDKDAALTKTKTGRVAKTTKPAAKKAAAPKKAAPKKAAAKA